A genomic segment from Thermodesulfobacteriota bacterium encodes:
- the rsmH gene encoding 16S rRNA (cytosine(1402)-N(4))-methyltransferase RsmH — MWYGHTPVMLNEAVDSLNCGKGMVIVDCTIGGAGHSRLIAGRILPGGLLIGIDRDEDALMTARQKLQDWKPKDVCLVHDNFSNLPFILQEAGVEAVDGVLLDLGVSLHQLQGSGRGFSFNRDEPLDMRMDVRQPLTADAIVNHDSEARLAGIFREFGEERFATKIARELVRVRRTEAISSSTQLARIVEKAYPAGSRRSLKIHPATRVFMALRIAVNGELDNLKKFLAGVADCLKTNARLCVITFHSLEDRIVKRQMRLWETACVCPPDFPVCCCNKKKEFRVITRRAMAPGREELAANPMARSARLRVAEKI; from the coding sequence ATGTGGTACGGTCATACACCGGTTATGCTCAACGAGGCGGTGGATTCCCTCAACTGCGGCAAGGGGATGGTGATCGTCGACTGTACCATAGGCGGGGCCGGTCATTCCCGGTTGATCGCCGGGCGGATTTTACCTGGCGGGCTGCTGATCGGAATCGACCGGGATGAAGACGCCCTGATGACGGCGCGCCAGAAGCTGCAGGACTGGAAACCGAAAGACGTTTGCCTGGTCCATGACAATTTTTCCAACCTTCCTTTCATACTCCAAGAAGCGGGCGTCGAAGCCGTTGACGGCGTACTGCTTGATCTGGGCGTTTCCCTGCATCAGCTGCAGGGCAGCGGCCGCGGCTTTTCATTCAACCGGGACGAACCCCTCGATATGCGCATGGACGTGCGCCAGCCGCTGACGGCCGACGCCATCGTCAATCACGACAGCGAAGCCCGCCTGGCCGGGATTTTCAGGGAATTCGGGGAGGAGAGGTTCGCGACAAAAATCGCCCGGGAGCTAGTCCGCGTCCGCCGGACCGAGGCGATTTCTTCCAGCACCCAGCTGGCCCGTATCGTGGAGAAGGCTTATCCGGCCGGATCCCGCCGTTCGCTGAAGATTCATCCGGCCACCCGGGTGTTCATGGCCTTGAGAATCGCCGTTAACGGTGAACTGGACAACCTGAAAAAATTTCTGGCCGGCGTGGCGGACTGTCTGAAGACCAATGCCAGGCTTTGCGTTATTACCTTCCATTCGCTTGAAGACAGGATCGTCAAACGGCAGATGCGGCTGTGGGAGACGGCCTGTGTCTGTCCGCCTGATTTTCCCGTGTGCTGCTGCAACAAGAAAAAAGAGTTTCGTGTCATTACGAGACGGGCCATGGCTCCCGGCCGAGAGGAGCTCGCCGCCAATCCCATGGCTCGGAGCGCCCGGCTGCGGGTAGCGGAGAAAATCTGA
- a CDS encoding ShlB/FhaC/HecB family hemolysin secretion/activation protein: MGAAFLLALLCGAFFVPVLSAQDLRDLKPEPVAPQVAPPEGEIIPPAPAQVSPAPADETVMVEALLGLVFVTAADQVQPSPAIPEGGLDAGRVPLLADPEARAMLQERYLGKPVSMAALQRLVMDLYLHYSRTDTPFVSITLPEQDITSGVVQVMVRESRAGAIRIDGARYFSEDLYRSSMRLKPGDPVRKSVLNGDADWINRNPFRAGNFFMAPGGEPGTTDFEFRVNERLPLRVYAGYNNAGTDTTGKNRAETGLNWGNAFGLGHQLNYQFTTNTEFEDYAAHSGSYLVPLPWRDALTLSGVYSTIHSRMPEPFNQDGKSSELNLQYDHDLQACGAYTQGLSLLFDYKNSDNNMEFSDEPVTDNTTYIMQASLVYSGNLPDSLGATGFTGRLTYSPGDLGHYNKDEYFDITRAGAEADYTYANLRLTRSLTLPAAFSLDLSATGQLSNRNLLGSEQVQFSGQFGVRGYDDDAVYADTGYLLRAELLLPLIFPARMLADREWKDPFQPFLFCDYGMGENVDPLPDEDPTTIVRSAGAGCRYHIDRYLSVDFSYGWQLKSLEGEDRGSKGHIRVLLSS; encoded by the coding sequence ATGGGAGCCGCTTTTCTTCTGGCGCTGCTCTGCGGCGCTTTTTTTGTTCCGGTTTTGTCGGCCCAGGATCTGCGGGACTTGAAACCCGAACCCGTGGCGCCGCAGGTGGCCCCGCCCGAAGGGGAGATCATTCCCCCGGCCCCGGCACAGGTCTCCCCTGCCCCGGCTGATGAAACCGTCATGGTGGAAGCGCTGCTGGGCCTCGTTTTTGTGACCGCCGCCGATCAGGTCCAGCCCAGTCCCGCCATCCCCGAAGGCGGACTGGACGCCGGCCGGGTTCCCCTTCTGGCCGATCCGGAGGCCCGGGCCATGCTGCAGGAGCGGTATCTGGGAAAACCGGTTTCCATGGCCGCGCTCCAGCGTCTGGTGATGGACCTTTATCTGCACTACTCCCGGACCGACACCCCCTTTGTGAGCATCACCCTGCCCGAACAGGATATCACCTCCGGCGTTGTCCAGGTGATGGTCAGGGAAAGCCGGGCCGGCGCCATCCGCATCGATGGGGCCCGGTACTTTTCCGAAGACCTCTACCGGTCGTCCATGCGCCTCAAGCCAGGCGATCCCGTCCGTAAGTCGGTGCTGAACGGGGACGCGGACTGGATCAACCGCAACCCCTTTAGAGCCGGCAATTTCTTCATGGCGCCGGGCGGTGAACCCGGCACTACGGACTTTGAATTCCGGGTCAACGAGCGGCTGCCGTTGAGGGTATATGCCGGCTACAACAACGCCGGCACGGACACCACCGGTAAAAACCGGGCGGAGACCGGACTCAACTGGGGCAATGCCTTCGGCCTGGGCCACCAGCTGAACTATCAGTTCACCACCAATACCGAGTTCGAGGATTATGCCGCCCACAGCGGCTCCTATCTCGTTCCCCTGCCCTGGCGGGATGCCTTGACGCTGTCGGGGGTGTACTCGACGATTCACAGCCGTATGCCCGAGCCTTTCAATCAGGACGGCAAATCGTCCGAACTGAACCTGCAGTATGATCACGATCTGCAGGCCTGCGGGGCCTATACGCAGGGCCTGTCGCTGCTGTTCGATTACAAGAACAGCGACAACAACATGGAGTTCAGCGACGAGCCGGTTACGGACAACACGACCTACATTATGCAGGCAAGCCTGGTCTACAGCGGCAATCTGCCCGATTCCCTTGGCGCGACCGGTTTCACGGGACGGCTCACCTACAGCCCTGGCGATCTGGGGCATTACAACAAGGACGAGTATTTCGACATCACCCGGGCGGGGGCCGAGGCGGACTACACCTATGCCAACCTTCGCCTGACCCGTTCCCTGACGCTGCCGGCGGCGTTTTCCCTGGATTTGTCGGCCACGGGGCAGCTGTCCAACCGCAATCTCCTGGGAAGTGAACAGGTTCAGTTCAGCGGGCAGTTCGGGGTGCGGGGCTATGATGACGATGCGGTCTATGCCGATACCGGTTATCTGCTGCGGGCGGAACTGCTGCTGCCGCTGATATTCCCGGCCCGGATGCTGGCGGACCGGGAATGGAAGGATCCCTTTCAGCCCTTCCTTTTCTGTGATTACGGCATGGGGGAGAACGTGGATCCGCTGCCGGATGAGGACCCCACCACCATTGTCCGGAGCGCCGGGGCCGGGTGCCGGTATCATATCGACCGGTATCTCAGCGTGGACTTCAGCTACGGCTGGCAGTTGAAATCCCTGGAGGGCGAAGACCGGGGTTCAAAAGGGCATATCCGGGTTTTGCTTAGTTCTTGA
- a CDS encoding MBG domain-containing protein, which produces MSLFFRTGRSLVTEISRAALFSTPGTFTVLNFILVTFFLLVCLPPFVLANPENGRTVAGRASIHQQPGLTTVNQISDRAVINWQRFSIDSGEVTRFNQPSPRSAVLNRVTGALSSDINGNLQANGRVFLINPNGVVVGPEGRIQTGGFTASTLDLPDASFMQGGDLLFSGGSAGGVVNLGSIAAENGDILLIGRQVKNEGILTAPNGTVGLAAGGEVLLMNSGDQRLVVRTGLPEAGGPAAGIDNSGLIEAARAELQAVGGNVYALAVNNSGVVRATGIASQDGRVLLKAEGGAIVHSGTITAADENGNGGTIRLHAEGDVASAITVSGALDVSAPAPGAKGGTVTLTADEISLADGTLIDASGDAGGGAVQVGGGYQGKDSQIDNARQVSVAPEVDIRADAVSSGDGGQVVVWSDEVTEFYGRISATGGEFSGNAGSAEVSGKSLVYEGSADLRAPRGDWGTLLLDPTDANIGASYVHTPGGTPTALWNPADISTSLATANVTIAADNTVIFEGGEIAWNAATRLTLDAGNHLWIVREPLQGANTLITATNAGSEVYLKSKAITADASSADGNLVIQAGKILVEPVFSTGNFQIHSQISANAFQMIGRINSFGGRVAFNVDNPANQIGTILLGDGSGQWPAFGATPQNLPANITFVTGGNVAIETPAPGWIMIDGNLTVRSAGNLTLNNFIGFRPDVYDEQLVLAAGGNFINAGSPVTVGSVTSQLPCVSNIKILSTDPRLDTYGNAVTWTGMQGRIYDKDYADLGSLPAGSWFVYSLRPDVTISPLAAFKTYGDVNPPLQWSAAGVVDGDSLSGNPVLSTAVDQQTPAGDYAVNLTGLGTLSGPMGYHFILDTTPATFSIGKAPVNITVQNYERLYGEANPATFPAAYSGLMSWDQDASGNPNPGVIDGITLYASTSLPGVPDVDEQSDVGTYSIIWNGNWAGITSQNYNVTAIWPGQLTVTPAPLTITADNYSRRIGDPNPPFTATYTGLQSWDMDADGNPTATAVSGLSLQTTANTGSPPGAYPITPGFAWAPNYTVSYVDGILTIRAPYQLVITVNDASRIYGDPNPVFTARYDGLAEGDTPSVVSNLWITTPAVDRSPVGTYPVTAGGAIAPPYYSLVYVGGRLQVMARPLDLFASDITAVYGDAPVYGYSTGGLLPGDSLSEEPTYSAEGLTAGDHLIHVIGGAAANYVITRHDGILTVTPAPLTVTANDAAIYKNESYPPFTATITGLRYSDRPDVVEGLNLVAVENYNGQTMPPSEDGNTYQYIVQDGPLTAANYTIDFDPGTLTVRPESVIIPLEVVIDLSTVQVNTYNPNNQFSYAQWSWPSPFGVPWAAAEAMRYVARNFIRRMGLEVDNIDLWLCDKANCGLIANALLEFLKMPLQPGTELYNQQQIIKTTLENQIRDMKVKIAEQAVAEFNAWRYAQGRKQGRMMSLLGDVSMPDEDFVTNATAAYVTGAISIATLTTFGFTATAMTSMGVIMPAFFSAWTAGALAGHTATSASVIASSISAAGAAMPIIGGALFAVTVGVSRGIQVAERAQLEDYYEHLVENAQNFDIDTLLYGDTNAQSQLYGMMLILGMSNQGFNFTPPPSFNVMLPQGERNG; this is translated from the coding sequence ATGTCTCTGTTTTTCCGGACCGGCCGTTCGCTGGTGACAGAAATATCACGGGCCGCTCTCTTTTCCACCCCCGGCACCTTTACCGTATTGAATTTCATCCTGGTTACTTTTTTCCTGCTCGTATGCCTGCCGCCGTTTGTTCTGGCCAACCCTGAAAACGGCCGGACCGTGGCCGGCCGGGCGTCCATCCACCAGCAGCCGGGCCTGACCACGGTCAATCAGATTTCCGACCGGGCGGTCATCAACTGGCAGCGCTTTTCCATTGATTCCGGAGAAGTGACCCGCTTTAATCAGCCCTCGCCGCGTTCGGCCGTCCTGAACCGGGTAACCGGCGCGCTTTCGTCCGACATCAACGGAAACCTCCAGGCCAACGGCCGGGTGTTTCTGATCAATCCCAACGGCGTGGTTGTCGGGCCGGAAGGCCGCATTCAGACCGGCGGGTTTACCGCCTCCACCCTGGACCTGCCGGACGCGTCCTTTATGCAGGGGGGTGACCTGCTTTTTTCCGGCGGCTCCGCCGGGGGGGTAGTCAACCTGGGCAGCATCGCGGCCGAAAACGGGGACATCCTGCTGATTGGCCGCCAGGTGAAAAACGAGGGGATCCTCACCGCTCCTAACGGGACGGTAGGCCTGGCGGCGGGCGGTGAAGTGCTGCTGATGAACTCCGGAGACCAGCGGCTGGTTGTCCGGACCGGCCTGCCTGAAGCCGGTGGCCCGGCCGCCGGCATTGACAACTCCGGCCTGATCGAGGCGGCCCGGGCTGAGCTCCAGGCGGTGGGCGGCAATGTCTATGCCCTGGCGGTCAATAACTCCGGTGTTGTCCGGGCCACCGGCATTGCCAGCCAGGACGGCCGCGTTCTGCTCAAGGCCGAAGGCGGCGCCATCGTTCATTCGGGCACTATCACGGCGGCTGACGAGAACGGCAACGGGGGAACCATCCGGCTCCATGCCGAAGGTGATGTCGCCTCCGCGATTACGGTCAGCGGCGCGCTGGACGTCTCGGCGCCGGCGCCGGGAGCGAAAGGCGGCACGGTGACCCTGACGGCCGATGAAATTTCCCTGGCCGACGGAACCCTGATCGATGCCTCCGGAGATGCCGGCGGTGGCGCGGTGCAAGTCGGCGGCGGGTATCAGGGTAAGGATTCGCAGATTGACAATGCCCGGCAGGTATCAGTGGCGCCGGAAGTTGACATAAGGGCCGATGCTGTTTCCAGCGGCGATGGCGGTCAGGTGGTGGTCTGGTCCGACGAGGTCACCGAATTTTACGGCCGTATTTCCGCCACCGGCGGGGAATTTTCCGGCAACGCCGGCTCCGCCGAGGTGTCGGGCAAGTCTCTTGTTTATGAGGGATCGGCCGACCTGCGGGCGCCCCGGGGAGATTGGGGGACCCTGCTGCTCGACCCCACCGACGCCAATATCGGCGCCAGCTATGTCCATACCCCGGGCGGAACCCCCACTGCTCTATGGAACCCCGCCGACATTTCCACCAGCCTGGCAACAGCCAATGTCACCATTGCCGCCGACAACACGGTCATCTTTGAAGGCGGTGAAATCGCCTGGAACGCCGCCACCCGACTGACGCTGGACGCGGGCAACCATTTATGGATCGTGCGCGAGCCGCTCCAGGGCGCCAACACCCTGATTACCGCCACCAACGCCGGCAGCGAAGTTTATCTCAAGTCAAAGGCGATCACGGCCGATGCCAGCAGCGCCGACGGAAACCTTGTTATTCAGGCCGGCAAGATCCTGGTGGAACCGGTTTTTTCAACCGGCAACTTTCAGATCCATTCCCAGATTTCGGCCAATGCCTTCCAGATGATCGGCCGGATAAACAGCTTCGGCGGCCGGGTGGCCTTTAACGTCGACAACCCGGCCAACCAGATCGGCACCATTCTGCTGGGCGACGGCAGCGGCCAGTGGCCGGCTTTCGGGGCGACACCGCAGAATCTGCCCGCCAACATCACTTTTGTAACCGGCGGTAACGTGGCTATCGAGACACCGGCGCCGGGATGGATCATGATCGACGGCAATCTGACCGTGCGCAGCGCCGGGAACCTCACCCTCAATAATTTTATCGGGTTCCGGCCCGACGTTTATGACGAGCAGCTCGTACTGGCCGCCGGCGGGAACTTTATCAATGCCGGCAGCCCCGTAACCGTGGGCTCGGTGACCAGCCAACTGCCCTGTGTCAGCAATATCAAGATCCTCTCCACCGATCCGCGTCTGGACACCTACGGAAACGCCGTGACCTGGACCGGCATGCAGGGCCGCATTTACGACAAGGATTACGCCGACCTGGGGTCGCTGCCGGCCGGCAGCTGGTTTGTCTACAGTCTGCGGCCTGATGTCACCATATCTCCCCTGGCTGCGTTCAAGACCTATGGGGACGTCAATCCGCCCCTGCAGTGGTCCGCCGCCGGCGTGGTCGACGGGGACAGCCTGTCCGGCAACCCGGTGCTGTCTACCGCCGTGGATCAGCAGACGCCGGCGGGCGATTACGCCGTCAACCTTACCGGCCTGGGCACCCTGAGCGGTCCCATGGGATATCATTTCATTCTCGATACCACGCCGGCGACGTTTTCCATCGGCAAGGCCCCGGTGAACATTACCGTTCAAAACTACGAACGTTTGTACGGGGAGGCGAACCCGGCGACCTTCCCGGCCGCATACAGCGGCCTGATGAGCTGGGACCAGGACGCTTCCGGCAACCCCAACCCCGGCGTGATCGACGGAATCACGCTTTACGCATCGACATCGCTTCCAGGTGTTCCGGACGTGGATGAACAGTCGGATGTCGGCACCTACTCCATCATCTGGAACGGCAACTGGGCCGGCATTACCTCTCAGAATTACAACGTGACGGCCATCTGGCCCGGCCAGCTGACGGTGACGCCCGCGCCCCTGACCATCACCGCCGATAACTACAGCCGCCGCATCGGCGATCCCAATCCGCCATTCACGGCGACCTATACCGGCTTACAATCATGGGATATGGATGCCGATGGTAATCCCACGGCCACGGCGGTCAGCGGCCTGAGCTTGCAAACCACGGCCAATACCGGTTCGCCCCCCGGCGCGTATCCCATCACACCGGGCTTTGCCTGGGCGCCCAACTACACGGTGTCCTACGTCGACGGCATTCTCACCATCAGGGCGCCCTATCAGCTGGTCATCACCGTCAACGACGCCAGCAGGATTTACGGCGACCCGAACCCGGTCTTTACGGCCCGATACGACGGACTGGCGGAAGGGGACACCCCGTCGGTGGTTTCCAATCTGTGGATTACCACCCCGGCCGTAGACCGTTCACCGGTGGGAACCTATCCCGTCACCGCCGGCGGGGCGATTGCGCCCCCCTACTACTCGCTGGTCTATGTGGGTGGCCGGCTGCAGGTCATGGCCCGGCCCCTGGATCTGTTCGCCAGTGATATCACCGCCGTTTACGGCGACGCCCCGGTTTACGGTTATTCGACCGGCGGACTGCTGCCCGGCGACAGCCTGTCTGAAGAGCCGACGTATTCCGCCGAAGGGCTGACCGCCGGTGACCACCTGATCCATGTGATCGGTGGCGCGGCTGCCAATTACGTCATCACCCGGCACGATGGAATCCTTACCGTCACGCCGGCGCCCTTGACGGTGACCGCCAACGATGCCGCTATTTATAAAAACGAGAGCTACCCGCCTTTTACGGCCACGATAACCGGGCTGCGTTACAGCGACCGGCCTGACGTGGTCGAGGGGCTGAACCTGGTGGCGGTAGAAAATTATAACGGGCAGACGATGCCGCCCTCCGAAGACGGCAACACCTACCAGTACATCGTTCAGGACGGGCCCCTGACCGCCGCCAACTACACCATTGATTTTGATCCGGGCACCCTGACGGTCCGGCCCGAAAGCGTGATCATTCCACTTGAAGTCGTTATTGATCTGTCGACCGTCCAGGTCAATACCTATAATCCTAACAATCAGTTCTCCTACGCCCAGTGGTCCTGGCCCAGCCCCTTCGGTGTGCCCTGGGCGGCGGCCGAAGCCATGCGCTACGTGGCCCGTAATTTTATCCGGCGGATGGGGCTGGAGGTGGACAACATCGACCTGTGGCTGTGCGACAAGGCCAATTGCGGGCTCATTGCCAACGCTCTGCTGGAGTTTCTGAAAATGCCGCTCCAGCCGGGCACCGAGCTGTACAACCAGCAACAGATCATCAAGACCACCCTGGAAAATCAGATTCGCGACATGAAGGTGAAGATTGCCGAGCAGGCGGTAGCGGAATTCAACGCCTGGCGCTACGCGCAGGGGCGCAAGCAGGGAAGAATGATGTCACTCTTGGGCGATGTCTCCATGCCGGACGAGGATTTTGTCACCAATGCCACGGCGGCTTATGTTACCGGCGCCATCAGCATTGCCACCCTGACAACCTTCGGGTTCACCGCCACCGCTATGACAAGTATGGGAGTGATCATGCCAGCCTTCTTCAGTGCCTGGACGGCCGGGGCCCTGGCCGGGCATACCGCCACTTCCGCCAGCGTCATTGCTTCCAGCATATCGGCGGCCGGTGCCGCCATGCCCATTATCGGCGGGGCTCTATTTGCCGTGACGGTCGGCGTATCCCGGGGTATTCAAGTGGCCGAGCGGGCCCAGCTTGAGGATTATTACGAACATCTCGTCGAAAACGCCCAAAATTTTGATATTGACACGTTGCTTTACGGTGATACCAATGCCCAGTCCCAGCTTTACGGCATGATGCTGATACTGGGAATGAGCAACCAGGGATTTAATTTCACTCCGCCGCCGTCATTCAACGTGATGCTGCCACAGGGGGAAAGAAACGGGTGA
- a CDS encoding penicillin-binding protein 2 produces the protein MRYSRKKFKPGKIRLRILLVGIFFTLLYCGIAGRVVYLQVVCGDMLASRASGQYTRTLVTSGKRGTIYDRNHTELAVTVDATSIGIHPSLIPNSVEVAPKLARALNMETKAVRSKLISRQPFVWLKRAAMADEVSAVKQLNLAPEAIAYVPEQRRVYPGNAMAAQLIGFTGIDGNGLEGIEFTWDEYLRGASVRQTILMDAKKRRLGAGEELSGSVDGHNVVLTIDGAIQYIAETALEKAVVDSDADHGMAIVMDPNTGEILAMANYPFFDLNRFGDYHRDLWRNRVVADAFEPGSVMKVFLAAGSIESGMCTPDTVFDCENGAYRIHGHTINDTHRHGWMTVRDIIKTSSNIGAVKISEKIGRKMLWEILRNFGFNTKPEVECPGNAEGRLSYYTQWTDVDMSTIAFGQGISATAVQLVTAVSAIANGGLLMKPYVVSSVVSPDGQVARRRDREIVRRVISETTAEHLKEMMTGVTTEGGTGVNAAVEGYSVCGKTGTAQKLDKDGRYSNRDYISSFLGFAPQHNPRVAVMVIVDSPRKAYYASVVAAPAFKQIVRETLNYFGVLPETDHAGKNLMVQADGGGNG, from the coding sequence ATGAGATACAGCCGAAAGAAATTTAAACCGGGCAAGATCAGGCTCCGCATTCTGCTGGTGGGAATCTTTTTTACCCTGCTTTATTGCGGTATTGCCGGTCGGGTCGTTTACCTGCAGGTAGTCTGCGGCGACATGCTGGCATCCAGGGCATCCGGCCAGTACACGCGGACCCTTGTCACTTCGGGCAAACGGGGCACCATTTATGACCGGAATCATACGGAACTGGCCGTCACCGTCGACGCCACTTCCATCGGCATTCATCCCTCCCTGATCCCCAACTCCGTCGAGGTTGCTCCGAAGCTGGCCCGGGCGCTGAATATGGAAACCAAGGCGGTCAGGAGCAAGCTGATCTCCCGGCAGCCGTTTGTCTGGTTAAAACGGGCCGCCATGGCCGATGAAGTCTCGGCGGTCAAGCAGCTCAATCTGGCGCCTGAAGCGATCGCCTATGTCCCGGAACAGAGGCGAGTCTACCCCGGCAACGCCATGGCGGCGCAACTGATCGGGTTTACTGGTATCGACGGCAACGGGCTGGAAGGGATCGAATTTACCTGGGATGAATATCTCCGGGGCGCTTCCGTACGCCAGACGATTCTGATGGACGCCAAGAAGCGCCGTCTGGGCGCCGGGGAAGAACTTTCCGGCAGCGTGGACGGTCATAACGTTGTCCTGACCATCGACGGCGCCATTCAGTACATCGCCGAGACCGCCCTGGAGAAGGCAGTAGTGGATTCCGACGCGGACCACGGCATGGCCATCGTGATGGATCCCAACACGGGGGAAATACTGGCCATGGCCAATTATCCTTTCTTTGACCTGAACCGGTTCGGCGATTATCACCGGGATCTCTGGCGGAACCGGGTCGTGGCCGATGCCTTTGAGCCGGGTTCAGTCATGAAGGTTTTCCTTGCGGCCGGGTCCATCGAATCCGGTATGTGCACGCCGGATACGGTTTTTGACTGTGAGAACGGCGCTTATCGTATCCATGGTCACACCATCAACGATACCCACCGTCACGGCTGGATGACCGTGAGGGACATTATCAAGACGTCCAGCAATATCGGCGCGGTCAAGATCAGTGAAAAAATCGGACGGAAAATGCTGTGGGAAATCCTGCGGAACTTCGGGTTCAACACCAAACCGGAAGTCGAGTGCCCGGGCAATGCCGAAGGCCGGTTGTCCTATTATACCCAGTGGACGGATGTGGATATGAGTACCATCGCTTTCGGACAGGGAATATCGGCCACAGCCGTCCAGCTGGTGACCGCCGTTTCCGCCATCGCCAACGGCGGATTACTGATGAAGCCTTACGTGGTCAGCTCGGTCGTGTCTCCAGACGGGCAGGTCGCCCGGCGACGGGACCGGGAAATCGTCCGGAGGGTGATATCAGAAACCACCGCTGAACATTTAAAAGAAATGATGACGGGCGTGACCACCGAAGGCGGAACCGGCGTGAACGCCGCTGTTGAGGGGTATTCGGTCTGCGGTAAAACCGGTACCGCTCAGAAACTGGATAAGGACGGCCGGTATTCGAACCGGGATTACATCTCCTCCTTTCTGGGGTTTGCCCCGCAACACAACCCCCGCGTCGCCGTCATGGTGATTGTGGACTCGCCGAGAAAGGCTTATTACGCCAGCGTTGTGGCGGCACCGGCTTTCAAGCAAATTGTCCGTGAAACCCTTAACTATTTCGGGGTGCTGCCGGAGACGGACCATGCCGGAAAAAATTTGATGGTGCAGGCTGACGGGGGAGGAAACGGATGA
- the ftsL gene encoding cell division protein FtsL, with translation MRGDRYSVKITVAWVAVLVACILEIYFYTWFTVQSRRLKLDIGRLEKQENSLAAEKKELRIEIVRLKSPARIIGIARDELGMVIPGTDQVMVMP, from the coding sequence ATGAGGGGGGATCGATACAGTGTCAAAATTACCGTCGCCTGGGTGGCGGTACTGGTAGCGTGTATCCTCGAAATTTATTTTTACACCTGGTTTACCGTACAGTCCCGGCGATTGAAGCTTGACATCGGGCGGCTTGAGAAACAGGAAAACAGCCTGGCGGCCGAGAAAAAAGAGTTGCGGATCGAAATCGTCCGGCTCAAATCGCCGGCGAGAATTATCGGGATTGCCAGAGATGAACTGGGCATGGTGATCCCGGGAACCGATCAGGTAATGGTTATGCCATGA
- a CDS encoding tRNA 4-thiouridine(8) synthase ThiI, translated as MTDTHKKIRALGLSSGGLDSILSALVLRDQGIAVEWISFETPFFTADNARKAALATGIPLTVKNITSEYLGMLKNPPCGYGQNMNPCMDCHALMANIAGQIMRENGFDFIFSGEVAGQRPMSQVGHALRYVEKRSGVDGYLLRPLSARVLPETIPEKEGLVDRNRLHGITGRSRKPQMEMAARYGVSDYPSPAGGCLLTDENYSKRLRDLFDHQPAFSDSDLAALAFGRHFRLSPEAKLIVGKNKADNQRLSEIASAGTFTTLKIKDLPGPTCLLAGTPDEAMLMLAAGICAGYGKVVEQPVQIMVAAGRETRALPILGIAPDRVRHLLL; from the coding sequence ATGACGGACACACATAAAAAAATCAGGGCGCTGGGACTTTCCTCCGGGGGACTGGACAGCATTCTGTCCGCGCTGGTCCTGCGCGACCAGGGCATCGCGGTGGAATGGATCAGCTTTGAAACACCGTTCTTTACGGCCGATAACGCCAGGAAGGCGGCCCTGGCCACCGGCATTCCCCTCACCGTGAAAAACATTACGTCGGAATACCTGGGCATGTTGAAAAACCCGCCCTGCGGATACGGCCAGAACATGAATCCCTGCATGGATTGTCACGCCCTGATGGCCAATATCGCCGGGCAAATCATGCGGGAAAACGGTTTTGATTTTATTTTCAGCGGCGAAGTGGCGGGGCAGCGGCCCATGTCCCAGGTCGGACACGCGCTGCGTTATGTAGAAAAACGGTCGGGTGTGGACGGCTATCTGTTGCGTCCCTTGAGCGCCAGAGTGCTGCCGGAAACCATACCGGAAAAGGAAGGACTGGTGGACAGAAACCGCCTGCACGGCATCACCGGCCGTTCCCGCAAGCCGCAGATGGAGATGGCCGCGCGTTACGGCGTCAGCGATTATCCCTCACCCGCCGGCGGCTGTCTGCTGACCGACGAAAACTATTCCAAGCGGTTGAGAGACCTGTTTGACCACCAGCCCGCCTTTTCCGACAGCGACCTGGCGGCACTCGCCTTCGGCCGGCATTTCCGCCTCAGTCCGGAAGCCAAATTAATCGTGGGCAAAAACAAGGCCGACAATCAGCGTCTCTCGGAAATCGCGTCGGCCGGGACGTTCACCACCCTGAAAATCAAAGATTTGCCGGGACCGACCTGCCTGCTGGCAGGGACACCGGATGAAGCGATGCTGATGCTGGCGGCGGGGATATGCGCCGGATACGGCAAGGTAGTGGAACAGCCCGTTCAGATTATGGTCGCCGCCGGCCGGGAAACGCGGGCCCTTCCCATCCTGGGGATAGCGCCGGACAGAGTGCGGCATCTGCTGCTCTGA